GGTCATCATCTACTTGCTGCCGATACCGGTGCAGTGGATGGAAAAAATCCCGTACTCGCTCGCGGCGCGGATCGCGATCGCGCACACGGCGTTCAACCTGATCGCCGTCGTCGTCTCTTTACCCTTCCTCGTGTGGGTTGCGCAGTTTGTCACGTTCCTGACGGGCAGCGCGGGTGCCCTCGGCGGCACGACTGCGCTGCGCACCAGCCGCTGGCCGAACGAGCCCGCGATCGCGCTTTCGCAGAGCAAGCGCGAGATCGGCCTCGTCACCCGCGAGATCGTGGACATGCTCGAGGAAGCGTGGGAAGCGCTCAAATCGGGCGATGAGCAGATGTGCAAGCACATCCGCGGTCGCGACGATCACGTCGATCGCCTCGATCGTCAGATCAAGAAGTATCTCACCGCAACGATGGGCGACGATCTTCCCGAAGAACTAGACAAAGCCCGCGATCGCCAACTGCGATTCCTGACCGATCTCGAAACGATCGGCGACGTGATCGACCGCAATCTGGTCTCGGCCGCCATCAAGAAAGCCAAGAAAGGCCTTCGCTTCAGCGAAGAAGGCTGGGAAGAACTCAAGGTCTATTTCCGGGGCACGACCGCGACGCTCGAACTCGCGAGCGCGGTCTTCGTCTCGGATTCGCCGGAAATGGCTCGCAAACTGCTCGAACATAAAACGCGGATGCGTGATCACGAGATCTCGCTCCGCGAAAAGCATTACGACCGGCTGCAGAAGGGCACTCAGCAGACGATGGAGACAACCGATCTCCACCTGGAAATCCTGAGCCAGCTCAAGCACATCAACCACGTGGTGTGCGGCGTCGCGTACGGCGTGCTGCAGAGCGCGAACGATGCCGCGGCAAACGCGGCGCTGCTCTCGGGTGAATCGCAGCTCGCGCCCGGACTGATCGGCTCCGCGTTCCCGCGCGAGGGCGCGCTGCACGGCGCGATCTAGCCCATCGTGATCGAAAGCGATCTTTCAGCGTGCCGCGGCGGCGAGGATCGCGGTACGCATTTCTTCGACCTGCGCCGCGCTGGTTTCGCCGATCCAGAAATTCTCGACTCTTCCGACCGGTGACAAGAGCACGGCGCTCGGCGTCGCGTTCACTCGGATCAGCCACGTCTTTGGGCCGTCCTTGACACGATACGTCGGGATTTCGGGAGCGATCGGTTTGAGCGGCGCGTCGTCCGCGGGATCCGCGACGATTCCAACGATGCGGATTCCCTGTCCTTTCGCGTGCGAGAGCGACTCATGTGAATCACGGAGCGCGCCCCTCCAGAGCGGAATCGCCTTTTCGCAGTAACCGCAGTTTTCCGAGACAAACAGCAGGAGTGTCGCCGGTTCTCCGTCTCCGAAACTCGTTCGCTGGACAGCGCCGTCGGGTTGAATGAGTTCGAGCGGCTCAACCGTCTCACCGATCGCGAGCGCCGGCGTCGCCGTCGTCTCCGCAACGCGCTGCTTCCACTCGAGTTGTGCGCGAAGATCTCGATTCTGGCGCACGAGCAGAACGACGAGCACGCACAGCACGCACACGGCGGCGAGCAAGAAGATCTGAAAAGTAAGCGAAGCTCGATCGACCGGCTTACGCGTGGAACTGCCGGAAGCTTCGGAGGAATTGGGCACGCGCCGATACTACCACGACCCAGAAGCCTCCTCGTATCCACAGATTTGTGGATTCGTGGGCGCGCCAGTTTTTTTGGGATGTCACAGGGTCAGGCGGGTGCGGGAGTTGCGCCAAATCAGTGCGTTGGGATCATCGCCGCAGGCTTGTGTCGCCCGCGGCGCGCGGTAGGCTATTGGCCCAGTCGGTCCCCCTCCGCGTGGGACGCGGGACCGTACGAACGAGGAGTCTCGCCATGAAAGCGAACGTGCGGAAGTTGTCCATGCTTGCGGTTGCGACGGCGGTGTGCGGCGTTGCCGGCATCGCGTCGGTGACCATCGCGGTCGGTCCGATCGGCGGCGGCTGCAACAAGGGGACTTACTGCCTTGACGTGTGGCGGCCGGTGCTGTGCCCCAACGGCCAGGTCTACAGCAACGACTGCTACGCCGCGAAGGCCTGCCAGAAGAATTGCGTTCCCTACGGCGGTGATGCCTCGTAATCGCTCGCCGCTCGCAGTTTGTGACAAATGTTGCTCATCATCGGGCCGCCTCCGGGGCGGCCTTTTTCGTTCCAAAGCAGTCTCGTGCGACCGAAGGAGAAGTGAAGGCCTTGCTCGAATCTTCACACGGCGGTAATCTCTGTAGCTGACAAGAGTTCTGTCGGCCACGGCCGGCGAATCCGCTGACCGGATTTGCACCGTCCCGTACGGCGCGGCCGCTTCCTGAAGAACGGCAGTCGCCAGTTTCGGAACGCCGCCCTTTCGGGGGCGGCGTTTTTCGCTTTTGGGGATCCCCGAAACCGACTTCGAGATTTTTTCAAAATTCCGGTTTTCGGT
The DNA window shown above is from Phycisphaeraceae bacterium and carries:
- a CDS encoding Na/Pi cotransporter family protein: MVEFLHAAGGIALLLFAIRFLRKGLDRLVGERLDLWIGRATSSAPKAALAGTFIGTVVPSSTSLSLLAVSLVRDGELALHRAMALLLGAFVGITLTVHLIAFNIFNQAPILALVGVVLFQGTSRDKIRAFGQIILSVAFLFFGVQVISNATGELASSKQVPVLLEMAAGSPMVLVLLGIALTVAAQSSTATIAVLVTLGLTDSRLMSDSVALPFVVGANLGLCATLLIAGWKQMESRRLGIGVTICRGLLAVVIIYLLPIPVQWMEKIPYSLAARIAIAHTAFNLIAVVVSLPFLVWVAQFVTFLTGSAGALGGTTALRTSRWPNEPAIALSQSKREIGLVTREIVDMLEEAWEALKSGDEQMCKHIRGRDDHVDRLDRQIKKYLTATMGDDLPEELDKARDRQLRFLTDLETIGDVIDRNLVSAAIKKAKKGLRFSEEGWEELKVYFRGTTATLELASAVFVSDSPEMARKLLEHKTRMRDHEISLREKHYDRLQKGTQQTMETTDLHLEILSQLKHINHVVCGVAYGVLQSANDAAANAALLSGESQLAPGLIGSAFPREGALHGAI